The following coding sequences lie in one Drosophila sulfurigaster albostrigata strain 15112-1811.04 chromosome 2R, ASM2355843v2, whole genome shotgun sequence genomic window:
- the LOC133836633 gene encoding LOW QUALITY PROTEIN: uncharacterized protein LOC133836633 (The sequence of the model RefSeq protein was modified relative to this genomic sequence to represent the inferred CDS: inserted 1 base in 1 codon) translates to MASSNISALLDRQLITGEEIQDVIRNYKKDSPERKLQHDYFQKRIEKLAKLWETFSKEDSNIKXKTEGAKIEHNYFKNDYFNQIRDLVVSYKGEFNKQLSTIQMDTGSVTSNEE, encoded by the exons atggcATCATCGAATATCAGCGCATTGCTGGACAGGCAATTAATAACAGGCGAAGAGATCCAAGACGTAATAAGGAATTACAAAAAGGACTCGCCTGAGCGAAAACTACAGCATGACTACTTCCAAAAACGCATTGAGAAGTTAGCTAAGCTGTGGGAAACATTTTCTAAAGAGGattcaaatataa gtaaaacagaagGTGCTAAAATTGAGcacaattactttaaaaatgattactTCAATCAAATAAGGGATTTGGTTGTATCATACAAAGgagaatttaataaacaattatccACAATACAAATGGATACTGGATCGGTTACTTCCAATGAAGAATAA